One genomic window of Entelurus aequoreus isolate RoL-2023_Sb linkage group LG07, RoL_Eaeq_v1.1, whole genome shotgun sequence includes the following:
- the samd10a gene encoding sterile alpha motif domain-containing protein 10a has translation MAVDAASSFSFCRPAVEYRALPEDFEHQLTRRTGGNLTWHDGRGQKATGGRVKLLQQPGTELHQYRCSDNYSIYNTSPTQPSLIRPVVMWTQQDVCKWLKKHCPHNYLTYVEAFSHHAITGRALLRLNGNKLQRMGLVQETLRQELLQQVLQLQVQEEGRNLQLLSRGERSFEKRS, from the exons CGGCGTCCAGTTTCAGTTTTTGTAGGCCAGCTGTGGAGTACAGAGCTCTGCCAGAGGACTTTGAACACCAGCTAACTCGGCGGACTGGGGGTAATCTAACCTGGCATGATGGGCGTGGGCAGAAGGCGACAGGAGGCAGAGTAAAGTTGCTACAGCAACCGGGCACTGAGCTCCACCAG TATCGTTGCAGTGACAATTACAGCATATACAACACTAGCCCGACACAGCCAAGCTTAATCCGACCCGTGGTCATGTGGACACAGCAAGATGTTTGTAAATGGCTGAAGAAGCACTGTCCACACAACTATCTAACCTACGTAGAGGCCTTCTCCCATCATGCGATCACAG GCCGGGCGCTGCTGCGTCTGAATGGTAACAAGTTACAAAGGATGGGACTGGTGCAAGAAACGCTGAGACAGGAGCTGCTGCAGCAAGTTCTTCAGCTGCAGGTGCAGGAGGAAGGACGCAACCTGCAGCTGCTCAGCAGAGGAGAAA GGTCCTTCGAAAAGCGATCGTAA